The genomic window CGCGATGAAATTTTTCTAATTCAGGACGAAACAATTCCggtctgctctgctctcatgcCTCCAGAAGAACTAATTACATTATTCATAAGTACCGAGGGAACAGAAAACTACTGCTTCTCCCTAAATTACAATAACTAAAAGGAGCTCGTGGTACAATGACAAGGGGAACAcaatgtcctttttttttttaaatttttttgttgttttttgctctttttctgcttttttctgctttttcttggAAGGAAATACTAAAAAAGTACCGCTTGATCCTTATTTTTGTCGtttctttttgcttgcttttccGTCATATAAATACATGGTCTGGGAGGGGCGGGGGgataaataatacaaaaaaagaaaaacaaaaaaaggaaaatattttcaactgctataaacaataaatatatatgaatGTTCACCAGAACACACACCTAACTGAAGGGCACCTCGACGGAGCTGAGAGCCCTTCAAAGttgcttttttaattattattattatttttttttaatacccaTTATATGTAAACTCTAAGTGCAACAAAGATGTCCCAGCAGGAAAGCGTCAGCAGATCCCAGGGATCCCTCGGCTTCTGCTTCCGTGGGAGGACATTCCCTCTACTCAAAAATACCCTGTTTCACGTCAGCTcgaaggagaggaagaaagaagctcAGGATTTCCCcaattgctgtttttttctgctcaTCAACCCTAAAAAAACAcccccagaaaaaaacccccaaaccctccccaaaAGGAGAAATTGAGATTTCACCTCAGCATAGGCGAAGGAAGGGAAATGTTCAGGCCTGGCcgctctttcttcctctctttggAATTTtgggtggggggaaaaaagggggattTAGGCATTCCCAATGATTTCCTCAACCCTTTTTGGGGTTGGACCTCTCTTATCCAGagtttttaaaggttttttaaagGAGAGGGGGAGCAGGGCCTGGAGAGGCGAGCGTGGCTCCGGGGCCTTGGCAGGTTGGGGATTTGCAAGTTTGGGGCATTCGGGGGGAAGTTACCTGGTGGGAAAGGGGATTTGTCCTTTTTCCAGTGGGAAATTGgatttctcccttttccagTCAGAAACTGGATTTCTCCCTTTTCCGCTTGGAAACTGGATTTCTCCCACTTCCAGCAGGAAATTGGACTTTTCCCTTTTCCGCTTGGAAACTggatttctcctttttccagtGGGAAATTGGATTTCTCCATTTTCCAGCGGAAAAGGACAACCCTTCCtctgagggctggggaggaaagCACCGGCGGATCTGGAGAAGGACTCAAAGTGGGGAGAGCTTCCTGGTGGATCGCTTTGGGGTTCTTTGGATGCAGACACCCCAAAACTTGGCTGGAGGACTCTTCTCCTTCCCGGCATCCAGGAATTATCGGTGACGATCCAAACATGGCTCAGAAATGATGGATTTGCCCACTCAAACCCTGCAGGATTCCCACCAAACCACCCCGAGCCCATTTCAGAAGCTTTTCTGTCATAACCCAGGAGGTTCCTCCCTTCCAAAGCCACCAAAACCGCTTGGTGGTCataacaaaccccaaaaccgcTTTGTGCTCataacaaaccccaaaaccacaccaaaatgAGTGAGGCTGGAAAGCAACCCAACACAACCATCCCTGAAACCCAAACCGCccgtttttttcccccaaaaacaCCAGCTTCCCCTCTCACAGGTGGGTGAGCTTGGGCGCCTCTTGGATTCTGCCCTGAGAAGTAGCGTGGTGCGACGAGAGCTCCGCGTAGGCAGCGTGGCTCTCGCACGGTCCGTGGGGCTGGCCCGGCGGGACCCCTCCGTAGTCCATGGCGCcggcctggtgctgctggcccaggTGGTTGAGGCCGTACAGGGCCGGGCCCGAGGCGGGCAGAGAATCCACAAAGTTCCCTCCGACGTAGGcggggctgccctgcatggcgCCCGCGCCGTAGGCCGCGCCGTTGGCCTGCAGCACGTGCGGCTCGTActcggccgccgccgccgcggccccggcgAATTTCTGCTGGTTTGGGCAACCCTTCAGGGACGCCTGGTAGCCGGGGTTGGGCACGGCGTAGGCGTTCTGGTGGGGTTTGCCGAAGGACGGCGGCGACGGCGCCTCGTAGGCGCCGCTCATGGGGTGCAAGGCGTTGAGGAACCCCGCCGAGGCCTGCATGGGCTGCGGGGGGCTGCCTGCCGGGGAGGGCCCCCCAGAAGAGGAGCCGCCCATGCCTTTGGATTTCTGATCCTTTTTGTACTTCATCCTCCTGTTCTGGAACCAGATCTTGATCTGGCGCTCGCTGAGGTTCAGCAGGTTGGCCATCTCCACGCGCCGCGGCCGGCACAGGTAGCGGTTGAAGTGgaattccttctccagctccaccaGCTGGGCGCTGGTGTAGGCCGTGCGCGCCCTCTTGGAGGCCGAGGAGCCCGGGGGGCTTTTCtcgccgccgcctccgccgccgccgcaggtTTCTGTCGCGCCCCCGGaatgaaataaaagagaattaCTTAGGCGCAGAAATTGAATGCGTTGCTTCTTAATAAAGCTGCCCCTCGCCCCTGTGCGGCAGCCTGCACTCCATAACCGTGGCGTTTATTAAGAGTCCTGTTCTCCAAAGCTGCCCCTGCTTTATGAAAATTGGATCATGTCATGTAGGAGAGGATTCCAGGGCCCCTTATTGAGGAGGAGATTATTTCCCGTGGataattttctggaaaatgacGTTTGGCAGGGccgggcggccgcggggccAATTAATGcggggtggggagggggtggtTTGGACACAGGTGTGACACCAAGGTTTGGGTTGGACACAGGTGTGACACCAAGGTGTGGTTTGCACACAGGTGTGACACCAAGGTTTGGGTTGGACAAAGGTGTGACACCAAGGTTTGGGTTACACACAGGTGTGACACCAAGGTTTGGGTTGGACAAAGGTGTGACACCAAGGTTTGGCTCTGCGAGAAGAAAACTTCATAGATTGTGTTAATGTGGGATGGAGCGCTCACCACGAGGTTGTGTGAACAGATTTGTCGAAATTGTGGTGAATTCAAACTGAATTCTTGGGTTTTATCTGTATTTATCTgtgaatttttggtttttatctgAGTTTATGTGAACTGTGGTAAATCCTAGCCAAAATTTTGGTCTTTATCTGAATTTTGCAGtgtatttttgggttttatctGAATTGTGGCAAATCCGAGCtgaatttttgatttttatctgAATTTATCTGAATTGTGGCAAATCCAAACTGAATTTTTGATTTTATCTGAACTTATCTGAATTTTTTGTGGGACACAGGGAGAACTTTGAGGTGGCACCACACCTGCTCTCGCTGAGCACCGGGAAGGCACCAAACAGAATTTTAGCGGTGATTTGGGCAGTTGGGAGaacattttccccaaatttgTGTCCACCAGGCAAACCAGGGTTTGGCACCCGTGgttgtatttgaaataaacccataaataaataaataaataaaccaggGGTGGGTGGGCCGTGCCTGGACCCTCCTGGGGTCTCACGGGGTCCTTTCCCCACACCTCcagaggagaagggaaatgttCACCCTTGTGagctcttccttcctccctttgggattttgggcagTAAAACGGGAATTTGTGTTTATCCTAAATTGATTTCTGCAACCCTTAGACCTCTCTTTGGAATTCTGGGCTGCAAAATGGGAATTCGGGTCTTCGCTAAGCTGATTTTTTCCAACCCTTTGGGATTCTTAGACCTCTCTTTGGACTGCTGGGGGGAAAAGAGGAATTTGTGCCTTCCCTAAATGACTTCTCCAACCCTTAGGCCTCTCTTTGGAATTCTGGGCTGGAAAACGGGAATTTGGTCCTTCCCTGAACTGTTTCCTCCAACCCTTTGTGATTCTTAGACCTCATTTTGGAATTCTGGGCACGAAAATCAGAATTTTGGCTTTCCCTGAACCAATTCCTCCAACCCTTTGCCACTCTCAGACCTCCTTCACCAATTCTTTTGCCGTTTAACCTTGTTATCTCCTAGCAGGCGAGGCCGGCGCGCGTCACCGCGGCCTCCCCATCTACCTGCGCCGGGCGAGCCGTTCTTCTGCTTGGAGTTCTGCCTCGACTCCTTCATCCAGGGGAAGATCTGCTTGGAGATGCTGCCGCTGGCACCCAGGCTGGATTTCCCGGGGCTGTTTTTACCGGCATTGTTGGCGCTGTTGGCGCTGTTGGCGCTGTTGGCGTTGGGCGATGCCGGTGGCTCCGCGGGCCTCATGCAGCTCCCGTTGAGCTCCTTACTCTTGCCGTGGgactgcagggagcaggaggaccTCTGGAAGTCGCTCTCCAGGTGGGAAGAGGCCTGGAAGGGCGGCTGGGCGCCCTCGTAGCCGAACCCATTGGCGTAGGAGTAGCCCCCGAAGAGCGTGGAGCTGTCGTAGTACGAGGCCTTCTGCATCTTTTTTGGCTACCAGGGTCTTGACACCCCTATGGCAGAACATTGGCACCCCGAGGCCACGTGACGGCCCCTCTCCAGCTGGCTGGTGGGAGCTGACCTGAAAGGTTAGCAGAAAAAACACAATAATAGTGCCAGGAATCCATCTTGGGGCCTGAAAGGCTCCTGACATGAATAGGGTCCCGCCGAACGGGGGGGAACAGATGCTGCCAGCAGATTTCACCCTGCCCAGCCTCGGAGAAATTGGATTtttgagggggttttggggtggcaGAGCTTCTCTTTTCACTGCTCGTTTCgctctgtggctgcacatgGGATGGCTTCTGTACATTGATTTATTCTGGATTTATCCCCGCGCACAAATCCCCTAAAACACCCCTGGGGGTTTGCGTCACTCACACATTTACACACCCAGCTAAACCCCAAATCAGCACAAACGCGAGAGCACAGAGCGGAGAATCGCCGgccaaaaacacaaaaacaaccaaagtCCTGCTCTTCCTACTGAAATCACGCACGGAGCAGCCCCCAGAaccctcccagcacagaaatTCAAAGTTTATCCCcagggtttgtttgcttttgagCTGCAAACAGCAAAAATCCGTGTTTTCCCCCAGGTAACAGCAAAAATTCGTGTTTTATCCCCAGGTGACTGCGAAATCCGTGTTTTATCCCCAGGAACAGCAAAAATCCgtgttttttccccaggaacACCGAAAAATCCCTGTTTTCCCCCCAGGTAACGCTGTCCCAGCACACTTGGCTCCGTTTTTTGTTTACTCAGGAACTCCCAGCGCCTCTGGAATTCAGGGCAAAGATTCCCAGCAGATCGGAGCAAGCAGGAATTCAAAACGCGATTTCTGCCCCTGGCCTGCTCTGGGTCTCTCTCCCGTCTCTGACAGGTtcaatttagaaaataaatcccttttttttcccctatttttttccccagcacgGTTTTGTGTTTCTCCTCCCAAATCCAGAGCTGGGGAGCGGATCCCGACCCCGCTGGGGTTTCATCGCTGTTGTtgtttgatatttttgttttctctctttctctggaaaacaaacactTCACGAGGCCATTTGCTCCTCGCTTTGCACCCCTTGGATTTTCCTCTATCCAAACTCAAAAAGTCTAAAAATGCCCCAATCCAAAgcttaaaattacaaaattaaacctcttttttctcccctctgagatttttctgatttttctccatctctttcttttccctttcctttttctcccagcAGAAACTTTCTCCTCCAttaaaacagagcagaaatacCCCAAAAAAAGGTGAAAACTGCTTGGGAATAACCGGCagagggatttttaaaaagggcAGAGGCTCCTCTCTGCTTCAGGAGCCAGCGAGCGTTTGTTTGGGGATTGATATCCATTGTATATTTAATTGTATCTCGTGTATATTCAGTTTTATCTGGGCCTCTTTCATCCtgcacaacaaaacaaaacaaacccgGCCGAGATAAAGCCCAGCGCGATATTTTCAAGTGCCGGGGCTTTTACAGAAGCCCCAGCTCGacaataaattacatttttcccctccttttcctggCTGCTGTTTTTATGTC from Ammospiza nelsoni isolate bAmmNel1 chromosome 26, bAmmNel1.pri, whole genome shotgun sequence includes these protein-coding regions:
- the HOXB3 gene encoding homeobox protein Hox-B3; translation: MQKASYYDSSTLFGGYSYANGFGYEGAQPPFQASSHLESDFQRSSCSLQSHGKSKELNGSCMRPAEPPASPNANSANSANSANNAGKNSPGKSSLGASGSISKQIFPWMKESRQNSKQKNGSPGAETCGGGGGGGEKSPPGSSASKRARTAYTSAQLVELEKEFHFNRYLCRPRRVEMANLLNLSERQIKIWFQNRRMKYKKDQKSKGMGGSSSGGPSPAGSPPQPMQASAGFLNALHPMSGAYEAPSPPSFGKPHQNAYAVPNPGYQASLKGCPNQQKFAGAAAAAAEYEPHVLQANGAAYGAGAMQGSPAYVGGNFVDSLPASGPALYGLNHLGQQHQAGAMDYGGVPPGQPHGPCESHAAYAELSSHHATSQGRIQEAPKLTHL